In Rhodopirellula islandica, the following proteins share a genomic window:
- a CDS encoding tetratricopeptide repeat protein, with protein sequence MSHTFHLSPRVLFSIFALTLSWLAIHPVHAQQPSIDHSARHELAIERARSNLRPDEPGSANRQVAVADALLRAGKVDDSIPHYENAIEQSPDMQPYLWQYGIALFFAGRFEDGRELFEAHRRVNPNDVENAAWHFLCEAKANGIDSARKLLLPAPGDRRVPMSEILDRLPGGDTDAIEAAVEAIDHPGSKQSARFYADLYLGMIADAEDQPVAAERFMKRAAAAPLAHYMADVARVYAKHLPDSTKPEVR encoded by the coding sequence ATGAGCCACACTTTTCACCTCTCGCCTCGAGTTCTTTTCTCGATCTTCGCGCTCACGCTGTCGTGGCTTGCGATCCATCCAGTGCATGCACAACAGCCCAGCATTGATCACTCGGCCCGACATGAGCTTGCGATCGAACGAGCCCGGTCCAACCTGCGTCCGGATGAGCCAGGTTCCGCGAATCGCCAGGTGGCAGTGGCCGATGCGCTGCTGCGTGCCGGGAAGGTTGACGATTCCATTCCGCACTACGAGAACGCAATCGAGCAATCGCCTGACATGCAGCCATACCTTTGGCAGTACGGCATCGCTTTGTTCTTCGCCGGGCGTTTCGAAGACGGACGGGAATTGTTCGAAGCCCATCGACGTGTGAATCCCAACGATGTTGAAAACGCAGCCTGGCACTTCCTCTGCGAAGCCAAGGCCAACGGCATCGACTCCGCTCGAAAGTTGCTGTTGCCTGCACCGGGAGACCGACGGGTCCCGATGTCTGAAATCCTTGACCGGCTGCCAGGAGGCGACACTGACGCCATCGAAGCCGCCGTGGAGGCGATCGACCATCCAGGGTCAAAGCAATCCGCTCGCTTCTATGCGGATCTCTACCTGGGGATGATCGCCGATGCGGAGGACCAACCAGTTGCCGCGGAGCGATTCATGAAGCGAGCCGCCGCCGCACCGCTGGCACATTACATGGCGGATGTGGCTCGTGTTTACGCGAAACACCTGCCGGATTCGACCAAGCCCGAAGTACGCTGA
- a CDS encoding sulfatase-like hydrolase/transferase, protein MHLMIPVPRWLPLVALLCAMSVSHAVVANDRPNFLVIVVDDQSPLDLKIYNPDSPLETPNIDRLAASGMVFDGAHHMGAWSGAVCTPSRHMIMTGRTVWHLPQRRPKNAKQRNNNQSVRYPDEKLAPKDLPEYTMAAIFNRAGYDTMRTCKRGNSYAAANEQFTVVHDATKRGGTEESGSAWHGKQVLEYLDQRDAASDEDPFLIYFGFSHPHDTRDGTPELLAKYGATNHTDRKSLPPANPKQPPLPPNHLEAHPFHHGHPNLRDEVSVSGVWDRRDERTIRNELGREFACSENIDIQIGKVLHRLEEMGELDNTYIVYTSDHGMAIGRHGLQGKQNLYEHTWRVPFIIQGPGIPQGKRAIGNLYLLDLLPTLVDLAKIDGPETLEGKSLQPVIRGDQEVLRDVLYGVYCGGTKPGMRSVKKGDWKLIKYDALDGKVHETQLFNLAANPLEYLPEHQRESELETDLAENPAYAEKRQELEALLLSEMQRLDDPYRLWDQPQVAETNP, encoded by the coding sequence ATGCATCTCATGATCCCCGTTCCTCGTTGGCTTCCTTTGGTTGCGTTGCTTTGCGCAATGAGCGTCTCGCACGCCGTAGTCGCCAACGATCGCCCCAACTTTTTGGTCATTGTGGTTGACGACCAATCGCCTCTCGATTTGAAGATCTACAACCCCGACTCGCCACTGGAGACGCCCAACATTGATCGCTTGGCAGCGTCCGGAATGGTGTTCGATGGGGCTCATCACATGGGGGCCTGGTCAGGTGCCGTGTGCACCCCTTCGCGGCACATGATCATGACGGGACGCACTGTTTGGCACCTTCCTCAGCGACGTCCGAAGAATGCAAAGCAACGCAACAACAATCAAAGTGTGCGCTACCCAGATGAGAAACTGGCCCCCAAGGACCTGCCTGAATACACCATGGCGGCGATCTTCAATCGGGCCGGGTACGACACGATGCGAACTTGCAAGAGGGGCAACAGTTACGCTGCCGCCAACGAGCAATTCACGGTCGTGCATGATGCAACCAAACGTGGTGGAACAGAGGAATCAGGCAGTGCCTGGCACGGCAAACAAGTGTTGGAATACCTGGATCAACGTGACGCTGCATCGGATGAAGATCCATTCTTGATCTACTTCGGTTTCTCGCATCCACACGACACGCGAGACGGAACACCTGAATTGCTGGCCAAGTATGGAGCGACCAACCACACTGATCGCAAATCATTGCCACCTGCGAATCCCAAGCAACCGCCCCTGCCGCCGAACCATTTGGAAGCTCATCCGTTCCATCACGGGCACCCCAATCTTCGCGATGAAGTCAGTGTCAGTGGCGTGTGGGATCGTCGCGATGAACGGACGATTCGCAACGAACTCGGACGAGAATTTGCCTGCAGCGAAAACATCGACATTCAAATCGGCAAGGTGCTTCACCGCCTCGAGGAGATGGGCGAATTGGACAACACCTACATCGTCTACACATCCGACCACGGCATGGCGATCGGTCGCCACGGTTTGCAAGGCAAGCAAAACCTCTACGAACACACTTGGCGAGTTCCCTTCATCATCCAGGGTCCCGGCATTCCACAGGGAAAGCGTGCGATCGGCAACCTTTACCTCCTCGATTTGCTGCCCACGCTCGTCGACCTCGCCAAGATCGATGGCCCCGAAACTCTGGAGGGAAAATCCCTGCAACCCGTCATCCGAGGCGACCAAGAAGTCCTTCGCGATGTCCTCTACGGCGTCTACTGTGGTGGAACCAAACCGGGCATGCGGAGCGTGAAGAAGGGCGATTGGAAACTGATCAAGTACGACGCGTTGGACGGCAAAGTCCACGAAACGCAGTTGTTCAACTTGGCCGCCAATCCGCTGGAGTACCTGCCCGAACACCAACGTGAATCGGAACTCGAAACGGACCTCGCAGAAAACCCGGCCTACGCTGAGAAACGTCAGGAACTGGAAGCGTTGTTGCTCTCCGAAATGCAGCGACTGGACGACCCGTATCGTCTTTGGGATCAACCCCAAGTCGCGGAAACCAATCCCTGA
- a CDS encoding metal ABC transporter permease: MIGWADSTSFWTVEWNWALDGWIVAAGMLCAVASSLLGCFLVLRRMSLLGDAISHAVLPGLAAAFLISGSRSSGWMFLGAVIVGVLTALLSDWIHVRGEVDEGASMGVVFTTLFAAGLIMIVLAADRVDLDPGCVLYGAIESTPLDTWVIPIPILGPTDIPRVVVVLSIVTLINAAFVGLFFKELKMATFDAELATSSGFSAKAIHYVLMTLVAVTAVASFESVGNILVVAMLVVPAATAYLLTDRLGVMILLACVIGAASAWGGHVAAVEIPTWFGFRSTTTAGMMAVATGFAFTLAVVGSPRRGLIPQWIRKQWLRWTILTDDVLALLYRMEEKTLDERPIADAMAMQADLNAWMAGVLLTNRFAIKSAVKYHAWRGRIETAQAVSTTATAETANTADRSKVLVPKLTGVGRSEAESLVRSHRLWEQYLVTQVDSEGSRIHQQAHQLEHFTDRQLQDQLDHQTDSPEKDPHGSPIPSANDQHP; encoded by the coding sequence ATGATCGGTTGGGCTGACTCCACGTCATTTTGGACGGTGGAATGGAACTGGGCATTGGACGGATGGATCGTCGCCGCAGGAATGCTTTGTGCCGTGGCATCATCGCTGCTCGGTTGTTTCCTCGTGCTTCGCCGGATGAGTTTGCTGGGCGATGCGATCAGTCACGCGGTGCTGCCCGGTTTGGCCGCCGCATTTTTGATTTCCGGCAGTCGCAGCAGCGGATGGATGTTCCTCGGCGCCGTGATCGTGGGCGTTCTCACTGCACTCTTGTCCGACTGGATTCACGTTCGTGGCGAAGTCGACGAGGGTGCCTCGATGGGCGTGGTGTTCACGACCCTGTTCGCCGCTGGTTTGATCATGATCGTGTTGGCGGCTGATCGGGTCGACCTGGACCCAGGATGCGTTTTGTATGGGGCCATTGAATCGACGCCGCTTGATACTTGGGTCATCCCGATTCCGATTCTCGGTCCCACCGACATTCCCCGAGTCGTGGTCGTGTTGTCGATCGTCACGTTGATCAACGCGGCTTTCGTGGGGCTATTCTTCAAAGAACTGAAGATGGCAACCTTTGACGCTGAACTGGCCACCTCCAGTGGTTTTTCGGCCAAAGCGATTCACTACGTCCTGATGACGTTGGTGGCCGTGACTGCCGTTGCCAGCTTTGAAAGTGTGGGCAATATCCTTGTCGTTGCAATGTTGGTTGTCCCCGCCGCGACGGCGTATTTGTTGACCGATCGATTGGGAGTCATGATTCTGTTGGCCTGCGTGATTGGTGCCGCTTCCGCCTGGGGCGGTCACGTGGCCGCGGTCGAGATTCCGACCTGGTTCGGTTTCCGGAGCACCACCACGGCGGGCATGATGGCAGTCGCCACCGGATTCGCGTTCACACTTGCCGTGGTGGGTTCGCCCCGTCGCGGATTGATCCCCCAGTGGATCCGCAAACAATGGCTGCGTTGGACGATCCTGACGGACGACGTCTTGGCGTTGCTGTACCGCATGGAAGAAAAGACACTGGACGAACGTCCGATCGCGGATGCCATGGCCATGCAGGCCGACCTCAATGCCTGGATGGCGGGTGTCTTGTTGACCAACCGATTCGCGATCAAATCGGCGGTCAAGTATCACGCCTGGCGTGGCCGGATCGAAACCGCTCAGGCGGTTTCGACCACTGCCACCGCCGAAACGGCGAACACGGCCGATCGTTCGAAAGTGCTGGTTCCCAAGTTGACGGGTGTGGGACGATCCGAAGCGGAATCGCTGGTTCGCTCGCACCGGTTGTGGGAACAATACCTGGTCACACAAGTTGACTCGGAAGGCAGCCGGATTCACCAGCAAGCTCACCAGCTTGAGCACTTCACCGATCGCCAACTGCAAGACCAACTCGATCATCAAACCGATTCGCCGGAGAAGGACCCGCACGGCAGCCCCATTCCCTCGGCCAACGATCAACACCCATGA
- a CDS encoding metal ABC transporter permease — protein sequence MPEHLWRVISLQDHNTRVVIFGAAMLGLAAGLVGCFTLLRRRALVGDALAHAALPGIAIAFLWVTAMGGNGRSLPVLLAGATVSGMFGIASILIIRRGTRIKEDAALGIVLSVFFGLGLELLGIAQQMKNGNKAGLESFIYGKTASMVESDAWLIAIASLICVVVCVGLLKEFKLLCFDEAFAGSRGYPVVLLDAALMSVVVVITIIGLQAVGLVLVIALLVIPAASARFWTDRLVWMMVLSSAIGMMGCLVGAAASAMLPRLPSGAMIVLTTGIGFLISFLIGARRGLLIRMWRRRSLNASIDRQHLLRELYELFETDPNRLSVSWDELVQARSWSSKRLRKILEQASSDGWVSENITKMEFALTERGESEARRLTRRHRLWELYLIHHADIAPQRVDRDADAIEHVLEPETVAELESLLNAELGERRMPTDPHASSAEGAKA from the coding sequence ATGCCCGAGCACCTTTGGCGTGTGATCAGTCTGCAGGATCACAACACACGAGTCGTGATTTTCGGCGCCGCGATGCTGGGGCTCGCTGCCGGGTTGGTGGGTTGCTTCACGCTGCTTCGTCGCCGTGCTTTGGTCGGCGATGCGCTCGCTCACGCGGCGCTTCCCGGAATTGCAATTGCATTTCTGTGGGTCACGGCGATGGGCGGCAATGGGCGTTCGCTGCCGGTCTTGTTGGCTGGGGCCACCGTATCGGGCATGTTTGGGATCGCATCGATTCTGATCATTCGGCGTGGCACTCGCATCAAAGAGGATGCCGCGCTTGGAATTGTCCTCAGCGTCTTCTTTGGACTCGGACTGGAACTGCTGGGGATCGCCCAGCAAATGAAGAACGGGAACAAAGCCGGACTGGAATCGTTCATCTACGGCAAGACCGCGTCGATGGTCGAGAGCGACGCCTGGCTGATCGCAATCGCATCGTTGATTTGTGTTGTGGTTTGCGTGGGGCTGTTGAAAGAGTTCAAGCTGCTGTGTTTCGACGAAGCCTTTGCGGGCTCGCGGGGGTACCCCGTCGTGCTGCTCGATGCGGCTCTGATGAGCGTGGTGGTCGTGATCACGATCATTGGCCTGCAGGCCGTGGGATTGGTGTTGGTGATTGCCTTGCTGGTCATTCCCGCTGCGTCGGCCCGGTTTTGGACCGATCGATTGGTTTGGATGATGGTTCTTTCATCGGCCATTGGCATGATGGGATGCTTGGTGGGAGCAGCCGCCAGCGCCATGCTGCCACGATTGCCCAGCGGCGCGATGATCGTGCTGACGACTGGCATTGGCTTTCTGATCAGTTTTCTCATCGGGGCTCGTCGAGGCTTGTTGATTCGGATGTGGCGTCGTCGGTCGCTCAACGCCAGCATCGATCGACAACACTTGCTGCGTGAACTCTACGAACTGTTTGAAACCGATCCAAATCGGTTGTCGGTTTCGTGGGACGAACTCGTCCAAGCCCGGAGTTGGTCCAGCAAACGCCTTCGAAAGATTCTGGAGCAGGCCTCCAGCGATGGTTGGGTCAGCGAGAACATCACCAAGATGGAATTCGCTTTGACGGAACGAGGGGAATCCGAAGCCCGCCGACTCACACGCCGCCACCGTTTGTGGGAACTGTATTTGATTCATCACGCCGACATCGCACCGCAACGAGTTGACCGCGATGCGGACGCGATTGAGCACGTGCTGGAACCGGAGACGGTGGCTGAGCTCGAATCGTTGCTCAATGCCGAACTAGGGGAGCGCCGGATGCCGACCGACCCGCACGCTTCCTCCGCCGAAGGAGCCAAGGCATGA
- a CDS encoding tetratricopeptide repeat protein produces MSASLESHSSSTDQHFFRTSVLTKWMLAAALCLLTAIAYLPAIQGGFIWDDDDYVTENPTLHTFDGLVAIWTDPSATPQYYPVVHSSFWIENHLWGLNPMGYHLVNVLVHCISALLLWRVLSRFSVPGAYVAALLFAVHPMHVESVAWITERKNVLSGMFTLLTILCWLRYWDFTKSESDAETTPRNRRWYALALLCFIAALLSKTVASTLPAALLVMIWWKRGTLRIKDFVALIPFFVIGIGMGLLTVWLEKVQVGASGMDWELSPWQRVLIAGRALWFYAGKLVWPTELIFTYPRWEIDVTSWWQNAFPIAAIAVMITLFVMRHRLGRGPIAAVCLYAGTLFPALGFFDVYPMRFSFVADHFAYMASVPLIALVVGVVATWLQTKDQDEEEFGLGRHLPKLMAAGAALLLATVSFSQATIYSGLEVLWRDTLAKNPNSFMAHNNLGALLNRRGDYLEAETHLRRALEIKPTFADSVINLAQARQNLGDLEEALSLYTRATELNPGLAEAYNGLGASQGMMGDFDAAEASLNHAIEIDPGYANSYGNLATLRSSQGRNEEAIELFQTAVQLAPERLDHRTNLARVLMSVQRWEDASAVWQGILDQSPEDVSAILNLGVIAANQQRTEDAIGYFERVLAIVPNHLSATYNMGAMHDALGNTAEAEQYFRRAERLQPSVP; encoded by the coding sequence ATGAGTGCCAGCTTGGAATCCCATTCTTCTTCGACCGACCAGCATTTCTTCCGCACCAGCGTCCTCACGAAATGGATGCTCGCTGCGGCGTTGTGCCTTCTGACTGCGATCGCTTACTTGCCAGCCATCCAAGGTGGATTCATTTGGGATGATGACGATTATGTCACTGAAAACCCAACCTTGCACACGTTTGATGGACTGGTCGCGATCTGGACCGATCCTTCGGCGACACCCCAGTACTACCCCGTCGTTCACAGTTCATTTTGGATTGAGAATCACCTGTGGGGCCTGAACCCGATGGGCTACCACTTGGTCAATGTGCTGGTCCACTGCATCAGTGCACTGTTGTTGTGGCGAGTCCTCTCGCGGTTCTCCGTTCCGGGAGCCTACGTTGCGGCGCTCCTGTTCGCGGTGCACCCGATGCATGTGGAATCGGTTGCCTGGATCACCGAACGCAAAAATGTTCTGTCGGGGATGTTTACGTTGCTGACCATCCTGTGCTGGCTCAGGTACTGGGACTTCACGAAGTCGGAATCAGATGCCGAAACGACGCCTCGAAACCGGCGTTGGTACGCACTCGCATTGCTGTGTTTCATCGCCGCGTTGTTGAGCAAGACGGTCGCCTCCACCTTGCCCGCCGCGTTGCTGGTGATGATTTGGTGGAAGCGTGGCACGCTCCGGATCAAAGACTTTGTCGCCCTGATTCCGTTCTTCGTGATCGGCATCGGAATGGGGTTGCTCACCGTGTGGTTGGAAAAGGTCCAGGTCGGGGCCAGTGGCATGGACTGGGAATTGTCGCCTTGGCAACGGGTGCTGATTGCCGGACGAGCGCTTTGGTTTTACGCCGGTAAATTGGTTTGGCCGACCGAGCTGATCTTCACCTACCCACGATGGGAGATCGATGTCACCTCATGGTGGCAAAACGCGTTTCCAATCGCAGCGATCGCCGTGATGATCACGCTGTTCGTGATGCGCCATCGCTTGGGGCGCGGCCCCATCGCAGCGGTGTGCTTGTACGCGGGCACCTTGTTTCCTGCCTTGGGGTTCTTCGATGTTTACCCGATGCGGTTCTCCTTCGTTGCCGATCACTTTGCCTACATGGCCAGTGTTCCTCTGATTGCCTTGGTCGTGGGGGTGGTTGCGACTTGGCTGCAAACCAAGGATCAAGACGAGGAAGAATTTGGCTTGGGGCGACACCTGCCTAAATTGATGGCCGCCGGTGCCGCGTTGCTGCTGGCCACGGTTTCGTTTAGCCAAGCGACGATCTACAGCGGATTGGAAGTGCTCTGGCGGGACACGCTGGCCAAGAACCCCAACTCGTTCATGGCTCACAATAACTTGGGCGCGTTGCTCAACCGACGAGGTGACTACCTGGAAGCCGAAACGCATCTGCGTCGTGCCCTGGAGATCAAACCCACGTTTGCCGACTCCGTCATCAACTTGGCCCAAGCCCGTCAAAACCTGGGCGATCTGGAAGAGGCACTTTCGCTCTACACCCGTGCCACGGAACTCAATCCGGGGCTCGCCGAAGCCTACAACGGACTGGGGGCATCGCAAGGAATGATGGGTGACTTCGACGCCGCAGAAGCGTCGCTGAACCATGCCATTGAAATTGACCCCGGCTACGCCAATTCTTACGGGAACTTGGCGACGCTCCGATCCTCACAGGGACGCAACGAGGAGGCCATCGAGTTGTTCCAAACCGCCGTGCAACTGGCTCCTGAAAGACTGGATCATCGAACCAATTTGGCTCGCGTGCTGATGTCGGTCCAACGGTGGGAGGATGCCTCCGCAGTCTGGCAGGGGATCCTGGATCAATCCCCTGAAGACGTCAGCGCGATCTTGAACTTAGGCGTGATTGCAGCGAATCAGCAACGCACCGAAGACGCCATCGGCTACTTCGAACGTGTGCTGGCGATCGTCCCCAATCACCTGAGCGCCACGTACAATATGGGAGCCATGCACGATGCTCTGGGCAACACAGCCGAAGCGGAGCAGTATTTCCGGCGTGCCGAGCGATTGCAGCCATCTGTTCCCTGA
- a CDS encoding metal ABC transporter ATP-binding protein, which translates to MSSSAIPVEPSVPNGSASSGAGDTSSAIALKVDDLTVAYHRKPVIWDVELEIPAGNLVGIVGPNGAGKSTLLKAAMDLIPRASGRVEFFGQPYSKSRSRVGYVPQRESVDWDFPVDALDVVTMGLYRQLGWCMPVRKKHRDMAREALARVGIADLAHRQISQLSGGQQQRTFLARALVQNADLYLMDEPLAAVDAATEAAIIDLLRQMRTDGKTAVVIHHDLQSVPDYFDYVVLLNMRVVASGKTEDVFTSENLQKTYGGRLTLLDEATEAMRRRERSI; encoded by the coding sequence ATGAGTTCGTCTGCCATCCCTGTTGAACCTTCCGTTCCAAACGGGTCCGCCTCTTCGGGTGCCGGTGACACGTCGTCGGCCATCGCTTTGAAGGTGGATGATTTGACGGTGGCGTATCACCGCAAACCCGTCATCTGGGACGTTGAACTGGAAATCCCAGCAGGCAACTTGGTCGGCATCGTCGGTCCCAACGGAGCCGGGAAAAGCACGCTGCTCAAAGCGGCCATGGATTTGATCCCACGGGCGTCGGGGCGAGTCGAATTCTTTGGCCAACCGTATTCCAAATCACGCAGCCGAGTGGGCTACGTCCCGCAACGAGAAAGCGTGGACTGGGACTTTCCCGTTGATGCCCTCGATGTTGTGACCATGGGACTGTATCGACAATTGGGTTGGTGCATGCCGGTTCGCAAAAAGCACCGCGACATGGCCCGAGAAGCGCTCGCTCGCGTGGGCATTGCTGACCTCGCTCATCGGCAAATCAGCCAGTTGTCCGGCGGGCAACAACAACGCACTTTCCTGGCGCGAGCTCTCGTGCAGAACGCCGACTTGTATTTGATGGACGAACCGCTGGCTGCGGTCGACGCAGCCACGGAAGCCGCGATCATCGACCTGCTTCGTCAGATGCGAACCGATGGAAAGACCGCGGTTGTGATTCACCACGATTTGCAATCGGTGCCGGATTACTTTGACTACGTCGTGCTGCTGAACATGCGAGTGGTCGCATCAGGCAAAACCGAAGACGTGTTCACCAGTGAAAATTTGCAGAAGACCTACGGTGGCCGATTGACGTTGCTGGACGAAGCCACCGAAGCCATGCGTCGCCGGGAACGGTCGATCTGA
- a CDS encoding sulfatase family protein produces the protein MHLRDAYRGLLGIFGVTLVCSAISPLSLVAQQTPASPRPNVIIVYTDDQGFGDVSSFNPEAKFATPNMDRLAKEGIAFTNAHSSDSVCTPSRYGLLTGRYSWRTTLKRGVMNAEGKCLIADDRMTLASFLRDQGYQTGMVGKWHLGMQFPGSPKDRDWSQPVLDMPLDKGFDHFFGIPASLNYGVLAWFDGRHAAVPPESWTGKKPNKRHVDYRIMPPYVDTEGEARERFKNTTIEVADDFIDNQCLTRFTDKAIEWISEVTAAPSAEASSDTAPFLLYLPLTSPHYPVCPLPEFWGQGECGGYGEFVIETDHHLGRLLDHLDSNGLSDNTLVILTSDNGPEKSWKQRIDDFGHHSNGPYRGGKRDIYEGGHRVPMLARWPDGIQQPGRTSDALVGQVDLLATIAELLGQSVPDHAAEDSHSFASILLDPSYEHHRVPLINHGVRGEFAITAGHWKWIAPNRFKDQGELYDLATDPAESKDLSSDHPQIARRLQTALTKIVVNGRSTPGDPQPNDTGYWDDLHWIDPSEYIRPSP, from the coding sequence ATGCACCTGCGGGATGCTTACCGAGGCCTTCTGGGAATTTTTGGGGTCACGCTGGTTTGCTCGGCAATTTCGCCCCTTTCGCTGGTCGCACAGCAGACGCCTGCCAGCCCACGTCCGAATGTGATCATCGTCTACACCGATGACCAAGGTTTCGGCGATGTCAGCAGTTTCAACCCCGAGGCAAAATTCGCGACGCCCAACATGGATCGTCTCGCGAAAGAGGGGATCGCCTTCACCAACGCGCACTCCAGCGACAGCGTTTGCACGCCATCCCGCTACGGATTGCTGACAGGTCGCTACAGTTGGCGGACAACGCTCAAACGAGGTGTGATGAACGCCGAGGGAAAGTGCTTGATCGCCGACGACCGGATGACGTTGGCATCCTTCCTTCGCGATCAAGGCTATCAAACGGGCATGGTCGGCAAATGGCACCTGGGCATGCAGTTCCCCGGCTCACCGAAGGACCGAGATTGGTCCCAACCCGTTCTCGACATGCCGTTGGACAAAGGCTTTGATCACTTCTTTGGCATTCCCGCATCCCTGAACTATGGCGTGTTGGCTTGGTTCGATGGTCGCCACGCCGCGGTTCCTCCCGAATCTTGGACCGGCAAGAAACCGAACAAGCGTCACGTCGACTATCGCATCATGCCTCCCTATGTCGACACTGAGGGCGAAGCACGGGAGCGTTTCAAGAACACGACCATCGAGGTCGCGGACGACTTCATCGACAATCAATGCCTGACTCGGTTCACCGACAAAGCGATCGAGTGGATTTCCGAAGTCACAGCCGCTCCATCCGCAGAAGCATCTTCCGACACCGCACCGTTTCTCCTGTACTTGCCACTGACATCGCCGCACTATCCCGTCTGCCCGCTGCCTGAGTTCTGGGGGCAAGGCGAATGCGGTGGGTATGGTGAGTTTGTCATCGAAACGGATCACCATCTCGGCCGCTTGCTCGACCATTTGGATTCAAACGGTTTGAGCGATAACACGCTCGTGATTTTGACCAGCGACAACGGCCCTGAAAAGTCATGGAAGCAACGCATCGATGACTTTGGTCACCACAGCAACGGTCCTTACCGAGGTGGCAAACGTGATATCTACGAAGGCGGCCACCGAGTTCCCATGCTGGCCCGTTGGCCCGACGGCATTCAGCAACCAGGTCGCACCAGCGATGCGTTGGTCGGACAAGTCGACTTGTTGGCAACCATTGCCGAATTGCTCGGGCAATCCGTGCCGGACCATGCCGCCGAAGACAGCCACAGCTTTGCATCGATCTTGCTCGACCCTTCTTACGAACATCATCGTGTCCCATTGATCAATCACGGGGTGCGAGGCGAGTTCGCCATCACGGCAGGCCACTGGAAGTGGATCGCTCCGAACCGATTCAAAGACCAAGGTGAACTCTACGATCTCGCCACTGATCCCGCGGAATCCAAGGATCTCTCGTCTGATCACCCTCAGATTGCTCGTCGATTGCAAACCGCGCTGACAAAAATCGTGGTCAACGGGCGTAGCACCCCCGGCGATCCTCAACCCAATGACACTGGCTACTGGGACGACCTCCACTGGATCGATCCTTCCGAGTACATCCGCCCCAGTCCCTGA
- a CDS encoding metal ABC transporter solute-binding protein, Zn/Mn family, which translates to MNSAISTEHSPRASTRSSASRWATVLMAGTMLILAFAATEGCTNSSGKPKSGKLQVLATTAMVGDVVKAVGGDAIEVTVLLGPGVDPHLYKTTRDDVAQILDADVVFYSGLMLEGKMSDTFAKVGKSKPVFAVTEDLDHDKLLSDSQQTGHPDPHVWFDVELWSLTANQVAEVLGEQLPEHLDTFAMNSSNYQSDLRDLAADAKAALATIPEDQRILITSHDAFGYLGRAYGIEVMGVQGISTDSEAGLQRINELVDLIVEKQVPAVFVETSVNGKSIQALIDGARSRGHAVKIGGELFSDAAGEAGTYEGTYPGMIDHNVTLITRALGGEAPENGLRGKLSMDAETTAETSNVPN; encoded by the coding sequence ATGAATTCAGCGATTTCGACCGAGCATTCACCGCGGGCATCCACCCGATCATCGGCGTCTCGCTGGGCAACCGTGTTGATGGCCGGAACGATGTTGATCCTCGCCTTTGCGGCAACCGAAGGATGCACCAACTCATCCGGCAAACCCAAAAGCGGCAAGCTGCAAGTTCTCGCCACCACTGCGATGGTGGGCGACGTCGTCAAAGCGGTCGGTGGTGACGCAATCGAAGTCACCGTGTTGCTCGGTCCGGGCGTCGACCCGCACCTTTACAAGACGACTCGCGATGACGTGGCTCAAATTTTGGATGCCGATGTGGTGTTTTATTCGGGTTTGATGCTCGAGGGAAAAATGTCGGACACCTTTGCGAAGGTCGGGAAATCGAAACCCGTTTTCGCAGTGACAGAGGATTTGGATCACGACAAGCTTTTGTCTGATTCGCAGCAAACCGGCCACCCCGATCCGCACGTTTGGTTCGATGTCGAACTGTGGTCGCTCACCGCCAACCAAGTCGCGGAAGTCCTCGGGGAACAGTTGCCCGAACACCTGGATACGTTTGCGATGAATTCGTCAAACTACCAATCGGATTTGCGAGACCTCGCAGCGGACGCCAAGGCCGCCCTGGCAACGATCCCTGAAGACCAACGAATTCTGATCACCTCGCACGATGCGTTTGGCTACCTTGGCCGCGCTTACGGGATCGAGGTCATGGGTGTGCAGGGAATTTCAACGGACTCAGAAGCCGGGCTGCAACGCATCAACGAACTCGTCGACTTGATCGTTGAGAAACAGGTCCCCGCCGTCTTTGTTGAAACCAGTGTGAATGGGAAAAGCATTCAAGCCTTGATCGATGGCGCCCGTTCTCGTGGGCACGCGGTCAAAATTGGCGGGGAACTGTTTTCTGACGCCGCTGGCGAAGCGGGCACTTACGAGGGCACCTACCCTGGCATGATTGATCACAATGTGACACTGATCACCCGAGCCCTGGGAGGCGAAGCCCCCGAGAATGGATTGCGAGGCAAACTGAGCATGGACGCGGAAACGACAGCCGAGACCTCGAACGTTCCGAATTAG